The following are from one region of the Sandaracinus amylolyticus genome:
- a CDS encoding penicillin-binding protein 1C yields MSDRRAARWRIARRGLAMLVVLALGAWIALPDPLIETSRFLHYEDSVEIADRYGAPLRFARSGAADRRWVPLASISRDLIDAVVAVEDHRFWEHEGVDVRGTFRALVFNFVPGHRWSGASTITQQLVKLVYGRPHGVASKGVEIARALALERAFSKDEILEQYLNRLPYGNGIEGVERASQAYFGHSASELTLSEAALLAGIPQAPSATEPRRHLPRAMRRRALVLSRLETLGLRSAEEIAAARADEVRIVPTPPRPWRAARFVDVVLRDRARGALIARGGSLRTSLDLPLQDRAEQLLEARVRELGPRGVENGAAIVIANASGEVLAYVGAARRGPDAPGGALDLLRAPRQPGSTLKPFVYGLLFERGGTAASVLDDVATPMTGRAGVLYAPRDYDGTERGPVRARVALSASLNLAALDAARRVGPDRVLARLEALGVRDVPSVEEVGAAAVLGGVDVRAIELAEAYVALARGGTRVPLRYVPGAIEEGTEVMPADAAAIVRDILADGRARAQAFGSDLHVESEGLDIALKTGTSTGFRDAWAVVLDERVTVLVWLGDPEGGATRAVSGFEGAAPVAARLFAAAHARIASLGATVDTVVREDVALQHASICAHTGLLAGARCHAVVTERFAPGTSPTRTCDAHAEDGALLLPPRYAEWIARVHPADVRIRSSEDTALVAAPVIVHPRAGARMLADPRRGETRIPLRATIAGALADDVEWEIDGALWREPTWPLRPGEHRFVARARGLRSDEARVTVE; encoded by the coding sequence ATGAGCGATCGGCGCGCAGCACGATGGCGGATCGCGCGGCGTGGGCTCGCGATGCTCGTCGTGCTCGCGCTCGGCGCGTGGATCGCGCTGCCCGACCCGCTGATCGAGACCTCGCGCTTCTTGCACTACGAGGACTCGGTCGAGATCGCGGATCGCTACGGCGCACCGCTGCGCTTCGCGCGCAGCGGCGCCGCCGATCGTCGCTGGGTCCCGCTCGCGTCGATCTCGCGCGATCTGATCGACGCCGTCGTCGCGGTGGAGGACCACCGGTTCTGGGAGCACGAGGGTGTCGACGTGCGCGGCACGTTCCGCGCGCTCGTCTTCAACTTCGTGCCCGGACATCGGTGGAGCGGCGCATCGACGATCACGCAGCAGCTCGTGAAGCTCGTGTACGGACGCCCGCACGGCGTCGCGTCGAAGGGCGTCGAGATCGCGCGCGCGCTCGCGCTAGAGCGCGCGTTCTCGAAGGACGAGATCCTCGAGCAGTACCTGAACCGTCTTCCCTACGGGAACGGCATCGAGGGCGTCGAGCGCGCGAGCCAGGCGTACTTCGGTCACTCCGCGTCGGAGCTCACGCTCTCCGAAGCGGCGCTGCTCGCCGGGATCCCGCAAGCGCCGAGCGCGACCGAGCCGCGCCGTCATCTCCCGCGCGCGATGCGACGTCGTGCGCTCGTGCTCTCGCGGCTCGAGACGCTCGGGCTGCGCAGCGCCGAGGAGATCGCGGCCGCGCGCGCCGACGAGGTGCGCATCGTGCCCACGCCGCCGCGGCCGTGGCGTGCGGCGCGCTTCGTCGACGTGGTGCTCCGCGATCGCGCCCGGGGGGCGCTGATCGCGCGCGGAGGATCGCTCCGCACCTCGCTCGATCTCCCGCTGCAGGATCGCGCCGAGCAGCTGCTCGAGGCGCGGGTGCGCGAGCTCGGTCCGCGCGGGGTGGAGAACGGCGCGGCGATCGTGATCGCGAACGCGAGCGGCGAGGTGCTCGCGTACGTCGGCGCGGCACGTCGCGGCCCCGATGCGCCCGGGGGCGCGCTCGATCTGCTGCGCGCACCGCGTCAGCCCGGCTCGACGCTGAAGCCCTTCGTCTACGGTCTGCTCTTCGAGCGCGGCGGCACGGCCGCGAGCGTGCTCGACGACGTCGCGACGCCGATGACGGGTCGCGCCGGCGTGCTCTACGCGCCGCGCGACTACGACGGCACCGAGCGCGGCCCGGTGCGCGCACGCGTCGCGCTCTCGGCGTCGCTCAACCTCGCGGCGCTCGATGCGGCCCGGCGCGTGGGACCGGATCGTGTGCTCGCGCGGCTCGAGGCGCTCGGCGTGCGCGACGTGCCGAGCGTCGAGGAGGTCGGCGCGGCGGCGGTGCTCGGCGGTGTCGACGTGCGCGCGATCGAGCTCGCGGAGGCGTACGTCGCCCTCGCGCGCGGCGGAACGCGCGTCCCGCTGCGCTACGTGCCCGGCGCGATCGAAGAGGGCACCGAGGTCATGCCCGCCGACGCCGCCGCGATCGTGCGCGACATCCTCGCGGACGGCCGCGCACGCGCGCAGGCGTTCGGCTCCGACCTCCACGTCGAGTCCGAGGGCCTCGACATCGCGCTCAAGACCGGGACCTCGACCGGCTTCCGCGACGCGTGGGCGGTCGTGCTCGACGAGCGCGTGACCGTGCTCGTGTGGCTCGGCGATCCCGAGGGCGGGGCCACGCGCGCCGTGTCGGGCTTCGAAGGCGCGGCGCCGGTCGCGGCGCGTCTCTTCGCGGCGGCGCACGCGCGCATCGCGTCGCTCGGCGCGACCGTCGACACCGTGGTGCGCGAGGACGTCGCGCTGCAGCACGCGTCGATCTGCGCGCACACCGGGCTGCTCGCGGGCGCGCGCTGCCACGCCGTGGTGACCGAGCGGTTCGCGCCGGGCACGTCGCCCACCCGCACCTGCGATGCGCACGCCGAGGACGGCGCGCTCCTGCTCCCGCCGCGCTACGCCGAGTGGATCGCGCGGGTGCATCCCGCCGACGTCCGCATCCGCTCGAGCGAGGACACCGCGCTCGTCGCCGCGCCGGTGATCGTCCATCCGCGGGCCGGCGCGCGCATGCTCGCCGATCCGCGCCGCGGCGAGACCCGCATCCCGCTGCGCGCGACGATCGCGGGCGCGCTCGCCGACGACGTCGAGTGGGAGATCGACGGCGCGCTCTGGCGCGAGCCCACGTGGCCACTGCGCCCCGGCGAGCACCGCTTCGTCGCGCGGGCGCGGGGCCTCCGCAGCGACGAAGCACGCGTCACGGTCGAGTGA
- the moaA gene encoding GTP 3',8-cyclase MoaA, with translation MRDGDRSRRPREASPKGSRTHGATAGAALRHASRTKPMSRRSLPLAPSSESRIAIAEAAPQRPEGWGEQGVALTDAHGRRITYLRASVTDRCNMACVYCMPPGGEDEHAMRSDVLAFEELVAITRALAIGGVRRVRLTGGEPLARRDVLRLVTMLRASAPIDSLAMTTNGVRLATLARPLREAGLDEVNVSIDSLDRDRFRAITRGGDLDEVLAGVHAALDAGIVVKINCVALGGLNDDELGAIVDWSWSIGVVPRFIELMPIGEAAALPRERFVAAREIVERLGARVTRDASATKPDGKGPARYLAAADGSGREVGFITAVSDEFCGGCNRVRITSRGELRACLASRRAVSLRDLVRAGASDLDVLWATAWSLGVKDTGHHFADVHASEHERVGMSLIGG, from the coding sequence ATGCGCGACGGTGATAGGTCGAGACGGCCGCGCGAGGCAAGCCCGAAGGGTTCGCGGACGCACGGAGCGACGGCTGGCGCCGCGCTGCGTCACGCGTCAAGAACGAAGCCGATGAGCCGCCGCAGCCTGCCGCTGGCGCCGTCCAGTGAGTCGCGCATCGCGATCGCCGAGGCGGCACCGCAGAGGCCCGAGGGCTGGGGCGAGCAGGGCGTCGCGCTCACCGATGCGCACGGTCGGCGCATCACCTACCTGCGCGCGTCGGTCACCGATCGCTGCAACATGGCGTGCGTCTACTGCATGCCCCCGGGCGGCGAGGACGAGCACGCGATGCGCAGCGACGTGCTCGCGTTCGAGGAGCTCGTGGCGATCACGCGCGCGCTCGCGATCGGTGGCGTGCGTCGGGTGAGGCTGACCGGCGGTGAGCCGCTCGCGCGGCGCGACGTGCTGCGGCTCGTCACGATGCTGCGCGCCAGCGCGCCGATCGACTCGCTCGCGATGACCACGAACGGCGTCCGGCTCGCGACGCTCGCGCGCCCGCTGCGGGAGGCCGGCCTCGACGAGGTCAACGTGTCGATCGACAGCCTGGATCGCGATCGCTTCCGCGCGATCACGCGGGGCGGCGATCTCGACGAGGTCCTCGCGGGGGTGCACGCCGCGCTCGATGCCGGCATCGTGGTGAAGATCAACTGCGTCGCGCTCGGTGGCCTCAACGACGACGAGCTCGGCGCGATCGTCGACTGGTCGTGGTCGATCGGGGTCGTGCCGCGCTTCATCGAGCTCATGCCGATCGGCGAGGCGGCCGCGCTGCCGCGCGAGCGATTCGTGGCGGCGCGCGAGATCGTGGAGCGGCTCGGCGCGCGTGTGACGCGCGATGCGAGCGCGACGAAGCCCGACGGCAAGGGCCCCGCGCGCTACCTCGCGGCCGCGGACGGATCGGGGCGCGAGGTCGGTTTCATCACCGCGGTGAGCGACGAGTTCTGCGGCGGATGCAACCGGGTGCGCATCACGAGCCGAGGCGAGCTCCGCGCGTGCCTCGCGTCGCGCCGCGCGGTGTCGCTGCGGGATCTGGTGCGCGCGGGCGCGAGCGATCTCGACGTGCTGTGGGCGACCGCGTGGTCGCTCGGCGTGAAGGACACGGGCCATCACTTCGCCGACGTGCACGCGAGCGAGCACGAGCGCGTCGGGATGAGCCTCATCGGCGGCTGA
- a CDS encoding OmpP1/FadL family transporter: MDHRLGILTAVIVAAIVVPSRAFAQPMDTYGMTSRSIALGGAVTADVADISANYYNPAGLVRGEHVRVGVGWLGVHHELGIDDFDSNVDSVHGLTAGLVVPGNIDGFRFAFGVGVHLNDERISRTRSLPRTRPRWEFYNNRPHRTYLATHIAIRPVDWLLIGGGISFLSYARNELSIRGDIDVLRPDVGSRLEHEVSADLTTIRYPQVGIQIVPTPELSFGVVYRGEFALSNELIAEVGSPGDTSSTRLLVGDIDIPGYFYLVSESVNAFVPQQVSLAGSWTPIPELRISAELTWVNWSAYVSPIGRADILLSIRVPPELQDTIFVPDMISGSTPVAANFSDRLVPRIGVEGIAAREHGLEVTVRGGAFYESSPVPEQRGVSNLVDTDRVALSLGSGLRLDQLRPLIDGWIAFDLHLQWSILPERTTRKASAVDPVGDWRAGGWFFSGGLSMELAFR; the protein is encoded by the coding sequence ATGGACCATCGCCTTGGAATTCTGACCGCGGTCATCGTCGCGGCGATCGTGGTGCCATCGCGCGCATTCGCGCAGCCGATGGACACCTACGGCATGACCTCGCGCTCGATCGCGCTCGGTGGTGCGGTCACCGCCGACGTCGCGGACATCAGCGCGAACTACTACAACCCCGCGGGCCTGGTGCGCGGCGAGCACGTGCGCGTCGGCGTCGGCTGGCTCGGTGTGCACCACGAGCTCGGCATCGACGACTTCGACAGCAACGTCGACTCGGTGCACGGGCTGACCGCGGGCCTCGTGGTGCCGGGCAACATCGACGGCTTCCGCTTCGCGTTCGGCGTCGGCGTGCACCTCAACGACGAGCGCATCTCGCGCACGCGGTCGCTGCCGCGGACCCGCCCGCGCTGGGAGTTCTACAACAACCGTCCGCACCGCACGTACCTCGCGACGCACATCGCGATCCGCCCGGTGGACTGGCTGCTGATCGGCGGCGGCATCTCGTTCCTCTCGTACGCGCGCAACGAGCTCTCGATCCGCGGCGACATCGACGTGCTGCGGCCCGACGTGGGCTCGCGCCTCGAGCACGAGGTCTCGGCAGACCTGACGACCATCCGCTACCCGCAGGTCGGCATCCAGATCGTGCCGACGCCCGAGCTCAGCTTCGGCGTGGTGTACCGCGGCGAGTTCGCCCTCTCGAACGAGCTGATCGCGGAGGTCGGATCGCCCGGCGACACGAGCAGCACGCGGCTGCTCGTCGGCGACATCGACATCCCCGGCTACTTCTATCTCGTCAGCGAGTCGGTCAACGCGTTCGTCCCGCAGCAGGTTTCGCTGGCGGGGAGCTGGACGCCGATCCCCGAGCTGCGCATTTCGGCGGAGCTCACGTGGGTGAACTGGTCGGCGTACGTGAGCCCGATCGGGCGCGCCGACATCCTGCTCTCGATCCGCGTCCCGCCCGAGCTGCAGGACACGATCTTCGTGCCCGACATGATCAGCGGCTCGACGCCGGTCGCGGCGAACTTCTCCGATCGCCTCGTGCCGCGCATCGGTGTCGAGGGCATCGCGGCGCGCGAGCACGGGCTCGAGGTCACGGTGCGCGGCGGTGCGTTCTACGAGTCGAGCCCGGTGCCCGAGCAGCGCGGTGTCTCGAACCTCGTGGACACCGATCGCGTCGCGCTCTCGCTCGGCAGCGGACTGCGCCTCGATCAGCTGCGCCCGCTGATCGACGGATGGATCGCGTTCGATCTGCACCTGCAGTGGTCGATCCTGCCCGAGCGCACGACGCGGAAGGCGAGCGCGGTCGACCCGGTCGGCGACTGGCGCGCGGGCGGTTGGTTCTTCTCGGGAGGCCTCTCGATGGAGCTCGCGTTCCGATGA
- a CDS encoding OmpP1/FadL family transporter — translation MRRITTALAALFAILLGNARPAAATPQDLFGLGARTQALGLTGVSYAEDYEATFANPAGLGRARRRGIHIGLSAGAYDLHIDDERFPVDAARGMTIGATLPLPFHDVLQDRLVLGLGVYTPQQVLLRGNVRFPDVPQWPVIERAQSLGIVLGLGIDLHSTDLEGLRLGVGVSAIADVIGELDVRLDETSSFSSTVETQLLATFAPIVGASYDIGEWSFGLVYRHELRAKMDLEIRTADLPVSLPVLTVGGIVQYDPGQLAGEVSWRPDPGLRVIANLTWRMWSQYPGAQTATSLSSLSAPDPEFSDTVSPRIAVEGTLRDRRATLHLRGGYALELSPAPDARLAPRRNPDGSAVMNDAVPVRYLDGDRHIVTGGLGLTWDLSASERVRFDLFGQAHFLVDRVHQILRTGAMEAPEGMGMRTGGVILVGGWTIALEF, via the coding sequence ATGCGTCGGATCACGACGGCGCTCGCGGCGCTCTTCGCGATCCTGCTCGGGAACGCGAGGCCCGCGGCCGCGACCCCACAGGATCTCTTCGGGCTCGGCGCGCGCACCCAGGCGCTCGGGCTCACCGGCGTCTCGTACGCCGAGGACTACGAAGCGACGTTCGCGAACCCCGCGGGCCTCGGGCGCGCGCGCCGTCGCGGCATCCACATCGGGCTCTCGGCGGGCGCGTACGACCTGCACATCGACGACGAGCGCTTCCCGGTGGACGCCGCGCGCGGGATGACGATCGGCGCGACGTTGCCCTTGCCCTTCCACGACGTGCTGCAGGACCGCCTCGTGCTCGGGCTCGGCGTGTACACGCCGCAGCAGGTGCTGCTGCGCGGCAACGTGCGCTTCCCCGACGTGCCGCAGTGGCCGGTGATCGAGCGCGCGCAGTCGCTCGGCATCGTGCTCGGGCTCGGCATCGATCTGCACTCGACCGATCTCGAGGGGCTGCGCCTCGGCGTGGGCGTGTCGGCGATCGCCGACGTGATCGGCGAGCTCGACGTGCGACTCGACGAGACGAGCTCGTTCTCGTCGACGGTCGAGACCCAGCTGCTCGCGACCTTCGCGCCGATCGTGGGCGCCTCGTACGACATCGGCGAGTGGTCGTTCGGGCTCGTCTACCGGCACGAGCTCCGCGCGAAGATGGACCTCGAGATCCGCACCGCGGATCTGCCGGTCTCGCTGCCGGTGCTGACGGTCGGCGGCATCGTGCAGTACGACCCGGGCCAGCTCGCGGGCGAGGTCTCGTGGCGGCCCGATCCGGGGCTGCGCGTGATCGCGAACCTCACCTGGCGCATGTGGAGCCAGTACCCGGGCGCGCAGACCGCGACGAGCCTGTCGTCGCTGTCGGCGCCCGATCCCGAGTTCTCCGACACGGTGTCGCCGCGCATCGCGGTCGAGGGCACGCTGCGCGATCGCCGCGCGACGCTGCACCTCCGCGGCGGCTACGCGCTCGAGCTGAGCCCCGCGCCCGACGCGCGCCTCGCGCCACGCCGCAACCCCGACGGCTCGGCGGTGATGAACGACGCGGTGCCGGTGCGGTACCTCGACGGAGATCGCCACATCGTCACCGGCGGTCTCGGGCTCACGTGGGACCTCTCGGCGAGCGAGCGGGTCCGGTTCGATCTCTTCGGGCAGGCGCACTTCCTCGTCGATCGCGTGCACCAGATCCTGCGTACCGGCGCGATGGAGGCGCCGGAGGGCATGGGGATGCGCACGGGCGGCGTGATCCTGGTGGGTGGATGGACCATCGCCTTGGAATTCTGA
- a CDS encoding serine/threonine-protein kinase: protein MKSAAEPVRARAETHPRRMLDRYEILAEIAQGGMGTVYLARLGGAGGFERLFAVKLMHEHLAQEETFVTMLLDEARTAAHIHHPNAVGIIDVRESPVGYYLVMNYVDGFSLAQLLDHPSLQREERIRIATRLVADAAHGLHAAHTAKSAKGEKLNIVHRDVSPQNILVGTDGMGRIVDFGIALAASRVAASRPGMLKGKPSYMAPEQARGEACDARADVFALGIVLWEALTGARLFYADMDIATLVKVMECVVEPPTKHVPELPEAMSAMVMKSLQRDAKDRYTTARDMAIALERAAESAGLLASAHEVEEVIERLFESEIATRQSAVTKRLAESTGPEQPLDRVGLASISRLIPRPRRDEVSAVESSYGGSRSDPDLPATRASRPGVEARSGVRQSAVPRTPVSGMHPDVDAHASTRLSDRPDATSPVPLQSAASPDPARSRLLIGAAIAVTVLAIGGAIAVALSGGEEAAAPAPVAPAPVVEAPAPVQVEAPTQVEAPVQVEAPAPVVEAVAPVVEAVAPVVEAPAAPRAPRTRRATTTTEPASPSAPSAPQLETNPYLTH from the coding sequence GTGAAGAGCGCGGCGGAGCCGGTGCGGGCGCGAGCGGAGACCCATCCGCGTCGCATGCTCGATCGCTACGAGATCCTCGCGGAGATCGCGCAGGGCGGGATGGGCACCGTCTACCTCGCGCGGCTCGGCGGCGCGGGCGGGTTCGAGCGCCTCTTCGCGGTGAAGCTCATGCACGAGCACCTCGCGCAGGAGGAGACGTTCGTCACGATGCTCCTCGATGAGGCGAGGACCGCGGCGCACATCCACCATCCGAACGCGGTCGGCATCATCGACGTGAGGGAGAGCCCGGTCGGCTACTACCTCGTGATGAACTACGTCGACGGCTTCTCGTTGGCGCAGTTGCTCGATCATCCGTCGCTGCAGCGCGAGGAGCGCATCCGCATCGCGACGCGCCTCGTCGCCGACGCCGCGCACGGCTTGCACGCGGCGCACACCGCGAAGAGCGCGAAGGGCGAGAAGCTCAACATCGTGCATCGCGACGTGAGCCCGCAGAACATCCTCGTCGGCACCGACGGAATGGGGCGCATCGTCGACTTCGGCATCGCGCTCGCCGCGTCGCGCGTCGCGGCATCGCGGCCCGGGATGCTCAAGGGCAAGCCCTCGTACATGGCGCCGGAGCAGGCGCGCGGAGAGGCGTGCGACGCGCGCGCCGACGTGTTCGCGCTCGGCATCGTGCTCTGGGAGGCGCTCACCGGAGCGCGCCTCTTCTACGCCGACATGGACATCGCGACGCTCGTGAAGGTGATGGAGTGCGTGGTCGAGCCGCCGACCAAGCACGTGCCGGAGCTGCCCGAGGCGATGTCGGCGATGGTGATGAAGTCGCTGCAGCGCGACGCGAAGGATCGCTACACGACCGCGCGCGACATGGCGATCGCGCTCGAGCGCGCGGCGGAGAGCGCGGGGCTGCTCGCGAGCGCGCACGAGGTCGAAGAGGTCATCGAGCGGCTCTTCGAGAGTGAGATCGCGACGCGCCAGTCGGCAGTGACCAAGCGCCTCGCGGAGTCGACGGGACCGGAGCAGCCGCTCGATCGCGTCGGGCTCGCGTCGATCTCCCGGCTCATCCCGCGGCCGCGGCGCGACGAGGTGAGCGCGGTCGAGTCGAGCTACGGAGGATCGCGGAGCGATCCCGATCTGCCCGCGACGCGCGCGAGCCGGCCCGGCGTGGAAGCGCGCTCGGGCGTGCGACAGAGCGCGGTGCCGCGCACGCCGGTGAGCGGGATGCACCCGGACGTCGACGCGCACGCGAGCACGCGCCTGAGCGATCGTCCCGACGCGACGTCGCCCGTGCCGCTGCAGAGCGCGGCCTCGCCCGATCCGGCGCGCTCGCGCTTGCTGATCGGCGCGGCGATCGCGGTGACCGTGCTCGCGATCGGCGGTGCGATCGCGGTCGCGCTCTCGGGCGGCGAGGAAGCCGCGGCGCCCGCGCCGGTCGCCCCCGCGCCGGTGGTCGAGGCGCCCGCGCCGGTGCAGGTCGAAGCGCCGACGCAGGTCGAAGCACCGGTGCAGGTCGAAGCGCCCGCGCCCGTCGTCGAGGCGGTCGCGCCGGTGGTGGAAGCGGTCGCGCCGGTCGTCGAAGCGCCGGCGGCTCCGCGCGCGCCGCGCACCCGCCGCGCGACGACCACCACCGAGCCCGCGTCTCCGTCGGCGCCCAGCGCGCCGCAGCTCGAGACGAACCCGTACCTCACGCACTGA